A window of Apium graveolens cultivar Ventura unplaced genomic scaffold, ASM990537v1 ctg741, whole genome shotgun sequence contains these coding sequences:
- the LOC141704103 gene encoding acetyl-coenzyme A synthetase, chloroplastic/glyoxysomal-like has translation MEMYKMSIEDPAGFWSEIAAQFYWKCTWDPSVYSGNLDVRKGNVNIKCFEGGITNICYNCLDRNIESENGDKIAIYWEGNEPGADASLTYTQLLQRVCQVDNTLSAKTYSYNDV, from the exons ATGGAAATGTACAAGATGTCAATCGAAGACCCAGCTGGGTTTTGGTCTGAAATTGCAGCTCAGTTTTACTGGAAATGTACATGGGATCCCAGTGTCTACTCTGGAAATCTTGATGTTAGGAAGGGCAATGTCAACATTAAG TGTTTTGAGGGTGGGATTACCAACATATGTTACAATTGCTTGGATAGAAACATTGAGTCTGAGAATGGTGACAAAATTGCAATTTATTGGGAAGGGAATGAGCCTGGTGCTGATGCCTCTTTGACATACACCCAGCTTCTTCAAAGGGTTTGCCAGGTTGATAACACACTATCTGCAAAGACATATTCATATAATGATGTGTAG